One part of the Streptomyces nigra genome encodes these proteins:
- a CDS encoding TetR/AcrR family transcriptional regulator translates to MTEGLRERKKRETRQRISDIATGLFLEHGFVTVTMADVAEAADVSVNTVYNYFPAKEDLFFDRSAGVVDQLSRWVRARPEGESAARAVLRELRADVEAVSPRIGLMEGYDRFMRCIHEAPPLRSRLWSLQQEIHDDLETTLREDTGADAGDPLPGLIAGQLAWIHHTVFTAVGREMLKGRKPGEVSRETLVLLDDIEELLSEKVLNYAVRGER, encoded by the coding sequence ATGACGGAAGGGCTCAGGGAGCGCAAGAAGCGCGAGACGCGGCAGCGGATCTCGGACATCGCCACCGGGCTGTTCCTGGAGCACGGCTTCGTGACCGTGACCATGGCGGACGTGGCGGAGGCCGCCGACGTGTCGGTGAACACCGTCTACAACTACTTCCCGGCCAAGGAGGACCTGTTCTTCGACCGCTCCGCCGGCGTCGTCGACCAGCTGTCCCGCTGGGTCCGGGCGCGGCCGGAGGGGGAGTCGGCCGCCCGCGCGGTGCTGCGCGAGCTGCGCGCCGACGTCGAGGCGGTCTCGCCCCGCATCGGCCTCATGGAGGGCTACGACCGCTTCATGCGCTGCATCCACGAGGCGCCCCCGCTGCGCTCGCGCCTGTGGAGCCTCCAGCAGGAGATCCACGACGACCTCGAGACGACCCTGCGCGAGGACACCGGCGCCGACGCCGGCGACCCGCTGCCGGGGCTGATCGCCGGTCAGCTCGCCTGGATCCACCACACCGTTTTCACGGCCGTCGGCCGGGAGATGCTCAAGGGGCGCAAACCGGGCGAAGTGTCCCGGGAGACGCTGGTGCTTCTCGACGACATCGAGGAGCTGTTGAGCGAGAAGGTGCTCAACTACGCCGTCCGGGGCGAGCGATGA
- a CDS encoding LLM class flavin-dependent oxidoreductase, translating into MRVGSFVLAARFPGQGDGEALHRAVRSAEVAEEAGLDSVWLAEHHFVPYGTCPSAVTLAALLLGRTRRLRVGTAVSVLPTAHPVALGEQAALLHITSGGRFSLGVGRGGPWVDLEVFGSGLGAYEEGFPESLDLLLRWLREPAVGAAGERFGFREVAVVPRPSECLTDVAGPEVVVACTSPRSVRLAAERGLPMLLGMHVGDEEKAQMVALWREHARAAGRSGDEIREAAHVSAGVCQIADRRTDAVETLTKAMPGWLRQGLDAHVTVDGRARAMRDPLAYTELLCGLHPVGTPRLAADRLAATSERTGISRFALLVEGSGDLAATEENVRRLGAEVLPQLG; encoded by the coding sequence ATGCGCGTAGGTAGTTTCGTGTTGGCGGCCCGGTTCCCGGGCCAGGGCGACGGGGAGGCGCTGCACCGGGCGGTCCGCTCCGCCGAGGTCGCCGAGGAGGCGGGCCTCGACTCGGTCTGGCTGGCCGAGCACCACTTCGTGCCGTACGGCACCTGTCCGTCCGCGGTCACCCTGGCCGCCCTGCTGCTCGGCCGCACGCGCCGGCTGCGGGTCGGCACCGCGGTCAGCGTCCTGCCGACCGCGCACCCGGTGGCCCTGGGCGAGCAGGCCGCCCTGCTGCACATCACGTCCGGCGGGCGGTTCTCGCTGGGCGTCGGGCGCGGCGGGCCCTGGGTCGACCTGGAGGTCTTCGGCTCGGGCCTCGGCGCCTACGAGGAGGGCTTCCCGGAATCACTCGATCTGCTGCTGCGCTGGCTGCGCGAACCGGCCGTCGGGGCCGCCGGCGAGCGGTTCGGCTTCCGCGAGGTGGCGGTCGTGCCCCGGCCGTCGGAGTGCCTCACGGACGTGGCCGGCCCCGAGGTGGTCGTCGCCTGCACCTCGCCGCGCAGTGTGCGCCTCGCGGCCGAGCGCGGGCTGCCGATGCTCCTCGGCATGCACGTGGGCGACGAGGAGAAGGCACAGATGGTCGCCCTGTGGCGGGAGCACGCGCGCGCGGCCGGGCGCTCCGGGGACGAGATCCGCGAGGCCGCCCATGTCTCCGCCGGGGTCTGCCAGATCGCCGACCGCCGCACCGACGCCGTGGAGACGCTCACGAAGGCGATGCCCGGCTGGCTGCGGCAGGGCCTGGACGCCCATGTGACGGTGGACGGCCGCGCGCGGGCCATGCGCGACCCGCTCGCCTACACCGAACTGCTCTGCGGGCTGCACCCGGTGGGCACCCCGCGCCTCGCCGCCGACCGGCTCGCCGCGACCAGCGAGCGGACCGGGATCTCCCGTTTCGCCCTGCTGGTCGAGGGCTCGGGCGACCTGGCGGCCACCGAGGAGAACGTACGGCGGCTGGGCGCGGAGGTCCTCCCGCAGCTCGGCTGA
- a CDS encoding ATP-binding protein, whose protein sequence is MDPNTRGPEGYGHDADEQSSRPRPPRDPLTPDFGQHAPTLARTVQLVSGDLLLTVNPVDGSEIEPCPPAERPARPEKLSAADRAEADRSARPPVPPGPTRPAPPLLARQEQREQLVRLLARGRSVRLVGPRGAGRTSLLDLVAEDCEDLAPDGVIRLTGFRRTADDLLHDLFRAVHDAPLHRPEQDELLACVRDIGAVVVLDDIEFGGAALDELLDATPECAFLIGATPDVPAPSAESDVEEVELGGLERAAGMELLEHVVGRDLTEDERNWAGDLWFESEGLPLRFVQAGALLRQRDRLRAEAEAIDEYGVFEDAPPADAVDTESVRDREEVPLPSLGEAAAPARLLASRLSASARAALRFAVALGGEMPHQAHLPALVGDTHADAALGELADCGLVSPIGSRYRLAAGVQIQLESAGYADDIEETALSAAQHYTWWAGHPSVTPERVSAEADALLAALGVLVASPAPASAADASASEEDETDPAVQLARAAAPAFAAGLHWSAWERALRAGAEAARAAGDVTEQAYFHHELGVLALCDGRLDRARTELETAIGLRGALADKRGTVAGRRALALVDDRSGTAPGLAAFGATAGEEVPDARYEESQSPPGGVPAPFPPVVDTSTLVTHRSAAPAASPLPSHKGRGGVRSFARRNLVAAGAGALLVAVLGTVVTLGATSDGDPEGPSTRVGVNPSASQGAGDDSLGADEVAGTDGKDSGDTGSATSRPTDPGPDGTLGTSDDPTPTSSAKPSDDPSGTHKPGGGDSDETTKPPSSTKPPSSTKPPRPTETETEEPTEDPTEEPTEDPTGTPTEDPTNTPTSSTSASGPSSSGPAETSSASAPQSDGPGSPSDSSDTVI, encoded by the coding sequence ATGGACCCGAACACCCGGGGACCCGAGGGGTACGGCCACGACGCCGACGAGCAGTCGTCGCGTCCGCGCCCGCCCAGGGATCCCCTGACACCCGACTTCGGACAGCACGCGCCGACACTCGCCCGCACCGTGCAGCTCGTCTCGGGCGATCTCCTGCTCACCGTCAACCCGGTCGACGGCAGTGAGATAGAACCCTGCCCGCCGGCCGAGCGGCCGGCCCGCCCCGAGAAGCTCTCCGCGGCCGACCGCGCCGAGGCCGACCGCTCCGCGCGGCCCCCGGTCCCGCCCGGGCCGACGCGCCCCGCCCCGCCCCTGCTGGCCCGCCAGGAGCAGCGCGAACAACTCGTACGGCTGCTCGCGCGCGGCCGCTCCGTGCGCCTGGTCGGCCCCCGCGGCGCCGGCCGCACCAGCCTCCTCGACCTCGTCGCCGAGGACTGCGAGGACCTGGCGCCCGACGGGGTGATCCGGCTCACCGGCTTCCGCCGCACCGCGGACGATCTGCTGCACGACCTCTTCCGCGCCGTCCACGACGCCCCGCTGCACCGTCCGGAACAGGACGAACTGCTCGCCTGCGTGCGGGACATCGGAGCCGTCGTCGTCCTCGACGACATCGAGTTCGGCGGCGCCGCCCTCGACGAGCTGCTCGACGCGACGCCCGAGTGCGCCTTCCTGATCGGCGCCACCCCCGACGTGCCTGCCCCGTCCGCCGAGTCCGACGTGGAGGAGGTCGAGCTCGGCGGCCTGGAGCGCGCCGCCGGCATGGAGCTGCTGGAGCACGTCGTCGGCCGCGACCTCACCGAGGACGAGCGGAACTGGGCGGGCGACCTCTGGTTCGAGTCGGAGGGCCTGCCGCTGAGGTTCGTCCAGGCGGGCGCGCTGCTGCGGCAGCGGGACCGGCTGCGTGCCGAGGCCGAGGCGATCGACGAGTACGGCGTCTTCGAGGACGCCCCGCCCGCCGACGCCGTCGACACCGAGAGCGTGCGCGACCGCGAGGAGGTGCCGCTGCCGTCCCTCGGGGAGGCCGCCGCGCCCGCCCGGCTGCTCGCCTCCCGGCTCAGCGCCTCCGCCCGGGCCGCCCTGCGGTTCGCCGTCGCGCTGGGCGGCGAGATGCCGCACCAGGCCCATCTGCCCGCCCTCGTCGGCGACACCCACGCGGACGCCGCCCTCGGCGAGCTGGCCGACTGCGGACTGGTCTCGCCGATCGGCTCCCGCTACCGGCTCGCCGCCGGCGTGCAGATCCAGCTGGAGAGCGCCGGCTACGCCGACGACATCGAGGAGACCGCCCTCAGCGCCGCCCAGCACTACACCTGGTGGGCCGGGCACCCCTCGGTCACCCCTGAGCGCGTCAGCGCCGAGGCGGACGCCCTGCTGGCCGCGCTGGGCGTGCTCGTGGCCTCCCCGGCCCCGGCCTCCGCCGCGGACGCCTCCGCGTCCGAGGAGGACGAGACCGACCCCGCCGTCCAGCTGGCCCGCGCCGCGGCGCCCGCGTTCGCGGCCGGACTGCACTGGAGCGCCTGGGAGCGCGCGCTGCGCGCGGGCGCCGAGGCGGCCCGGGCGGCCGGTGACGTCACCGAACAGGCCTACTTCCACCACGAGTTGGGCGTCCTCGCCCTGTGCGACGGCCGGCTGGACCGGGCCCGCACCGAGCTGGAGACCGCGATCGGCCTGCGCGGCGCCCTCGCCGACAAGCGCGGCACCGTCGCGGGCCGCCGCGCCCTCGCCCTCGTCGACGACCGCTCCGGCACCGCGCCGGGACTCGCCGCCTTCGGCGCGACGGCGGGCGAGGAGGTCCCGGACGCCCGGTACGAGGAGTCCCAGTCGCCGCCCGGGGGAGTGCCCGCCCCCTTCCCGCCGGTCGTCGACACCTCGACGCTGGTCACCCACCGCTCGGCCGCGCCCGCCGCCTCCCCGCTGCCCTCCCACAAGGGCCGGGGCGGAGTCCGCAGCTTCGCCAGGCGCAACCTCGTCGCGGCCGGCGCGGGCGCGCTCCTGGTGGCCGTCCTCGGCACGGTGGTGACGCTCGGCGCGACCTCCGACGGCGACCCCGAGGGCCCGTCCACGCGGGTCGGCGTCAACCCGTCCGCGAGCCAGGGCGCCGGCGACGACAGCCTCGGCGCGGACGAGGTGGCGGGCACCGACGGCAAGGACTCCGGTGACACCGGGTCGGCGACCAGCCGGCCCACGGACCCCGGCCCCGACGGCACGCTCGGCACCTCGGACGACCCGACGCCGACCAGCTCGGCGAAGCCGTCGGACGACCCGAGCGGCACGCACAAGCCGGGCGGCGGCGACTCGGACGAGACGACCAAGCCGCCGTCGAGCACGAAGCCGCCGTCCTCGACCAAGCCGCCCCGGCCGACCGAGACGGAGACCGAGGAACCGACGGAGGATCCCACCGAGGAGCCGACGGAGGACCCGACCGGCACCCCGACGGAGGACCCGACGAACACGCCGACCAGCTCGACGTCGGCCAGCGGCCCGTCCTCCTCCGGCCCGGCGGAGACCAGCTCCGCGAGCGCCCCGCAGAGCGACGGCCCCGGCTCGCCGAGCGACAGCTCCGACACCGTCATCTGA
- a CDS encoding ATP/GTP-binding protein: protein MSPRRNRSKGAGPSGRGSAEDRTGRYGGWQSAESWQGEDWNVRHVAGSSAHGKTYRCPGCDQMIPDGVPHVVAWPDHVGVDDRRHWHKACWNAKDRRTTRVQRSRNAPRF from the coding sequence GTGTCCCCGCGTCGCAACCGATCCAAGGGCGCCGGCCCGTCCGGCCGCGGTTCCGCGGAGGACCGCACCGGCCGCTACGGCGGCTGGCAGTCCGCGGAGAGCTGGCAGGGCGAGGACTGGAACGTACGGCATGTGGCGGGCTCGAGCGCGCACGGTAAGACGTACCGCTGCCCGGGCTGCGACCAGATGATCCCGGACGGTGTCCCGCACGTGGTCGCCTGGCCGGACCACGTGGGCGTCGACGACCGCCGCCACTGGCACAAGGCGTGCTGGAACGCGAAGGACCGCCGCACCACGCGGGTGCAGCGGTCCCGTAACGCGCCGAGGTTCTGA
- a CDS encoding ABC transporter ATP-binding protein — MIEAVGLTKRYGDKTAVYNLSFQVRPGAVTGFLGPNGSGKSTTMRMILGLDNPTAGHVTIGGYPYRRLPNAPRQVGALLDAKAVHGGRSARSHLLSLAQLAGIPARRVDEVLGVVGLRDVAGRRSKGFSLGMGQRLGIAAALLGDPQVLLFDEPVNGLDPEGIHWVRNLMKSLAAEGRTVFVSSHLMSEMALTADHLIVIGRGQLLADMSVKDFIAANSAGFARVRTPDTEPQLREKLAGALTEAGGHVLPEQDGALRVTGLPLPQISDIAHSSDVRLWELSPHQASLEEAYMRMTQGAVDYRSTADQKEGLQRPLPPGAQPPMPVPGQGQPGWYAPPPPPQGAPGPYGAPAGPAAAPGAPPANPYAQPAAQAPQEAPASQAPAPQPAAAPAPPQAPAQPPAPPTPAAAPQEAAPAAPTKSEEAR; from the coding sequence ATGATCGAGGCAGTCGGCCTGACCAAGCGCTACGGCGACAAGACCGCTGTGTACAACCTGTCCTTCCAGGTGCGGCCCGGTGCCGTCACCGGCTTCCTGGGGCCCAACGGCTCCGGCAAGTCGACGACGATGCGCATGATCCTCGGTCTGGACAACCCGACCGCGGGCCACGTCACCATCGGCGGCTACCCGTACCGCAGGCTGCCGAACGCGCCCCGCCAGGTCGGCGCGCTGCTCGACGCCAAGGCGGTCCACGGCGGCCGGTCCGCCCGCAGCCATCTGCTGAGCCTCGCGCAGCTCGCCGGCATCCCGGCCCGGCGGGTGGACGAGGTGCTGGGCGTGGTCGGCCTCCGGGACGTCGCCGGGCGCCGCTCCAAGGGCTTCTCCCTGGGCATGGGCCAGCGCCTGGGCATCGCGGCCGCCCTGCTCGGCGACCCGCAGGTGCTGCTGTTCGACGAGCCGGTCAACGGCCTCGACCCCGAGGGCATCCACTGGGTGCGGAACCTGATGAAGTCGCTGGCGGCCGAGGGCCGTACCGTCTTCGTCTCCTCCCACCTGATGAGCGAGATGGCGCTGACCGCCGACCACCTCATCGTGATCGGGCGCGGCCAGCTGCTCGCCGACATGAGCGTGAAGGACTTCATCGCGGCGAACTCCGCCGGATTCGCCCGGGTCCGCACCCCCGACACCGAGCCGCAGCTGCGCGAGAAGCTGGCCGGCGCGCTCACCGAGGCGGGCGGACATGTGCTGCCCGAGCAGGACGGCGCGCTGCGGGTGACCGGGCTGCCGCTCCCGCAGATCAGCGACATCGCCCACAGCTCGGACGTACGGCTGTGGGAGCTGTCGCCGCACCAGGCCTCGCTGGAGGAGGCGTACATGCGGATGACGCAGGGCGCCGTCGACTACCGCTCGACCGCGGACCAGAAGGAAGGGCTGCAGCGGCCGCTGCCGCCCGGCGCCCAGCCGCCGATGCCGGTGCCCGGCCAGGGCCAGCCCGGCTGGTACGCCCCGCCGCCGCCCCCGCAGGGGGCGCCCGGCCCCTACGGCGCGCCCGCGGGCCCCGCCGCCGCGCCGGGGGCGCCCCCGGCCAACCCGTACGCCCAGCCGGCCGCCCAGGCGCCGCAGGAGGCGCCCGCGAGCCAGGCGCCCGCGCCGCAGCCCGCCGCCGCGCCCGCGCCCCCGCAGGCGCCCGCCCAGCCGCCCGCGCCGCCCACGCCGGCCGCCGCGCCGCAGGAAGCCGCCCCCGCCGCCCCGACCAAGTCCGAGGAAGCCCGATGA
- a CDS encoding ABC transporter permease, protein MATTQVLRSEWTKIRSVASTVWTLSLALVVTVALGMLISALSRNEFDNLSERDRLEFDPTFISFAGMSLGQLAMIVFGVLVVSNEYSTGMIRISLAAVPRRGTFLFSKIAVATALALVVGLATSFLTFFLGQAMLGDHRASIGDPGVLRAVFGGGLYMMLIAMFSMGIAAMLRSPMLSLGILMPFFFLVSNILGNVSATEKVGRYLPDQAGSAILQVVTPVDDDRPYGPWGGLGIMALWVIAALVGGYLTLRKRDA, encoded by the coding sequence ATGGCGACGACGCAGGTACTCCGCTCCGAGTGGACCAAGATCCGCTCGGTGGCCTCCACGGTGTGGACGCTGTCCCTGGCGCTGGTCGTGACCGTGGCCCTCGGCATGCTGATCTCGGCCCTGTCGAGGAACGAGTTCGACAATCTGAGCGAACGGGACCGGCTGGAGTTCGATCCGACCTTCATCAGCTTCGCGGGGATGAGCCTCGGTCAGCTCGCGATGATCGTGTTCGGGGTGCTGGTCGTCTCGAACGAGTACAGCACCGGCATGATCCGGATCTCGCTGGCCGCCGTGCCGCGCCGCGGCACCTTCCTGTTCAGCAAGATCGCGGTGGCGACCGCGCTGGCGCTGGTTGTCGGCCTGGCGACCAGCTTCCTCACGTTCTTCCTCGGGCAGGCGATGCTGGGCGACCACCGGGCGTCGATCGGCGACCCGGGAGTGCTGCGGGCGGTGTTCGGCGGCGGGCTGTACATGATGCTCATCGCGATGTTCTCGATGGGGATCGCGGCGATGCTGCGCTCCCCCATGCTGTCGCTGGGCATCCTGATGCCGTTCTTCTTCCTGGTCTCCAACATCCTCGGCAACGTCTCCGCCACCGAGAAGGTCGGCCGCTATCTGCCCGACCAGGCCGGCAGCGCGATCCTCCAGGTGGTCACCCCGGTCGACGACGACCGTCCCTACGGCCCCTGGGGCGGGCTCGGCATCATGGCGCTGTGGGTGATCGCGGCCCTCGTCGGCGGCTATCTCACGCTCCGGAAGCGGGACGCCTAG
- a CDS encoding STAS domain-containing protein — MHIRGDHAELVVGGRLDVRSAADARTVLHSAVDDGVGDLVLDLSELDSWDATGLGVIMGAHRRAGRCGRRLVLRGVPLQMQRLLVATRLHRILAIEGGIGVESLPRV, encoded by the coding sequence ATGCACATCAGGGGCGACCACGCCGAGCTGGTCGTCGGGGGCCGCCTCGACGTCCGCAGCGCGGCGGACGCCCGTACGGTCCTGCACTCGGCCGTCGACGACGGAGTCGGCGATCTGGTGCTCGACCTGTCCGAGCTGGACTCCTGGGACGCCACCGGACTCGGTGTGATCATGGGGGCCCACCGGCGGGCCGGCCGCTGCGGCCGGCGCCTGGTGCTGCGCGGCGTGCCGCTGCAGATGCAGCGCCTGCTGGTGGCCACCCGGCTGCACCGGATCCTGGCGATCGAGGGCGGCATCGGGGTGGAGTCCCTGCCCCGGGTGTGA
- a CDS encoding ABC transporter ATP-binding protein encodes MPVISAAGLARTFQTRRGPVEAVRSVDLTVHKGEILGFLGPNGAGKTTTLRMLTTLLAPTGGAATVAGHDLATDPAGVRRASGYVAQSGGVDPQITVREELVTQGRLYRLPKARAVERAAELAHDLGLTELLDRKAGALSGGQRRRLDIAMALTHRPAVLFLDEPTTGLDPGSRADLWDLVRRLRDEQGTTVFLTTHYLDEADALADRLVIVDRGTVGAEGTPSALKLRHCGSIDASLQDTFLAVTGRGPVPADAAPVAV; translated from the coding sequence ATGCCTGTCATCAGTGCGGCCGGACTGGCCCGTACCTTCCAGACCCGGCGCGGCCCCGTGGAGGCCGTGCGCTCCGTCGACCTGACCGTCCACAAGGGCGAGATCCTCGGCTTCCTCGGCCCGAACGGCGCCGGCAAGACGACGACCCTGCGGATGCTGACGACCCTGCTGGCGCCGACCGGCGGCGCGGCCACCGTCGCCGGGCACGACCTCGCGACCGACCCCGCGGGAGTGCGGCGCGCCAGCGGTTACGTGGCCCAGTCGGGCGGGGTGGACCCGCAGATCACCGTGCGGGAGGAGCTGGTGACCCAGGGCCGCCTGTACCGCCTGCCGAAGGCGCGGGCCGTCGAGCGCGCCGCGGAACTCGCCCACGACCTCGGCCTGACCGAGCTGCTGGACCGCAAGGCCGGCGCCCTCTCCGGGGGCCAGCGCAGGCGCCTGGACATCGCGATGGCGCTCACCCACCGCCCGGCGGTGCTGTTCCTCGACGAGCCGACGACCGGTCTCGACCCCGGCAGCCGGGCCGACCTGTGGGACCTGGTCCGGCGGCTGCGCGACGAGCAGGGCACCACCGTCTTCCTGACCACCCACTACCTGGACGAGGCCGACGCCCTCGCCGACCGCCTGGTGATCGTCGACCGCGGCACGGTCGGCGCGGAGGGCACGCCGAGCGCGCTGAAGCTGCGCCACTGCGGCTCGATCGACGCGTCCCTCCAGGACACCTTCCTCGCCGTCACCGGGCGCGGCCCGGTCCCGGCCGACGCCGCCCCCGTAGCCGTATAG
- a CDS encoding SCO5389 family protein, whose translation MSLDVSPALLEKAERGEVDEAEFVDCVRTSLPYAWEMISSLVAQLKVDGGQFADNQTPPPDEQARGQLLRALASDAIRGALQRHFGVRLAFQNCHRVAVFPVDSSVDDTLARFTSVRSQVLNQSPEFRDC comes from the coding sequence ATGTCGCTCGACGTCTCACCGGCCCTACTCGAGAAGGCCGAGCGAGGCGAGGTCGACGAAGCCGAATTCGTCGACTGCGTCCGGACCTCCCTGCCCTATGCATGGGAGATGATCAGCTCCCTGGTGGCTCAGCTGAAGGTCGACGGCGGTCAGTTCGCCGACAACCAGACGCCCCCGCCGGACGAGCAGGCACGGGGTCAGTTGCTGCGTGCCCTTGCGAGCGACGCGATACGCGGCGCCCTGCAGCGGCACTTCGGGGTGCGGCTGGCCTTCCAGAACTGCCACCGGGTGGCGGTGTTCCCGGTCGACTCCTCGGTCGACGACACACTGGCCCGCTTCACCTCGGTCCGCAGTCAGGTGCTCAACCAGTCCCCGGAGTTCAGGGACTGCTGA
- the nucS gene encoding endonuclease NucS, with protein sequence MRLVIARCSVDYAGRLTAHLPSAPRLILVKADGSVSIHADDRAYKPLNWMSPPCTLKEGDGEQKDVWTVTNKAGEKLIITMEEILHDSSHELGVDPGLIKDGVEAHLQELLADRIETLGEGYTLIRREYMTAIGPVDILCRDAEGRTVAVEIKRRGEIDGVEQLTRYLELLNRDPHLAPVRGIFAAQEIKPQARVLATDRGIGCQVLAYDAMRAIADDKLRLF encoded by the coding sequence ATGCGTCTCGTCATTGCCCGATGCTCCGTCGACTACGCGGGCCGGCTCACCGCCCACCTGCCCTCGGCGCCCCGTCTGATCCTGGTCAAGGCGGACGGCAGCGTCTCGATCCACGCGGACGACCGGGCCTACAAACCCCTGAACTGGATGTCGCCGCCCTGCACCCTGAAGGAGGGCGACGGCGAGCAGAAGGACGTCTGGACGGTCACCAACAAAGCGGGCGAGAAGCTGATCATCACGATGGAGGAGATCCTCCACGACTCGTCCCACGAACTGGGCGTGGACCCCGGTCTGATCAAGGACGGCGTGGAAGCGCACCTCCAGGAACTCCTCGCGGACCGCATCGAGACGCTCGGCGAGGGCTACACACTGATCCGGCGCGAGTACATGACCGCCATCGGCCCGGTGGACATCCTGTGCCGGGACGCCGAGGGCCGCACGGTCGCGGTCGAGATCAAGCGGCGCGGCGAGATCGACGGTGTGGAGCAGCTGACGCGCTATCTGGAGCTGCTGAACCGCGATCCCCATCTCGCCCCGGTGCGCGGCATCTTCGCGGCCCAGGAGATCAAGCCGCAGGCCCGGGTGCTTGCGACGGACCGCGGGATCGGCTGCCAGGTGCTCGCCTACGACGCGATGCGCGCCATCGCGGACGACAAGCTGCGGCTGTTCTGA
- a CDS encoding 3-hydroxyacyl-CoA dehydrogenase family protein, which produces MARKLAVIGAGLMGSGIAQVSAQAGWDVVLRDVTDEALKRGTDGIKASYDKFVSKGRLEAHDADAALARITATTDLDAAADADVVIEAVFEKLEVKHEIFRALDKIVRPDAVLASNTSAIPITKIAAATEHPERVVGVHFFSPVPMMQLVELVRGYKTSDETLATAREFAESVGKTCIVVNRDVAGFVTTRLISALVVEATKLYESGVATAEDIDLACKLGFGHAMGPLATADLTGVDILLHATSNIYTESQDEKFAPPELMRRMVDAGDIGRKSGQGFYSY; this is translated from the coding sequence GTGGCACGGAAGCTTGCCGTCATCGGCGCCGGCTTGATGGGTTCCGGGATCGCCCAGGTCTCCGCGCAGGCGGGCTGGGACGTCGTCCTTCGGGACGTCACGGACGAGGCGCTCAAGCGGGGCACGGACGGCATCAAGGCCTCGTACGACAAGTTCGTGAGCAAGGGCAGGCTGGAGGCGCACGACGCCGACGCCGCCCTGGCCCGGATCACCGCGACCACCGACCTGGACGCCGCCGCCGACGCCGACGTCGTCATCGAGGCGGTCTTCGAGAAGCTCGAGGTCAAGCACGAGATCTTCCGCGCGCTCGACAAGATCGTGCGCCCCGACGCCGTGCTCGCCTCCAACACCTCCGCCATCCCGATCACCAAGATCGCGGCGGCCACCGAGCACCCCGAGCGGGTCGTCGGCGTGCACTTCTTCTCGCCGGTGCCGATGATGCAGCTCGTCGAGCTGGTCCGCGGCTACAAGACCAGCGACGAAACCCTCGCCACCGCCCGTGAGTTCGCCGAGTCCGTCGGCAAGACCTGCATCGTCGTCAACCGCGACGTCGCCGGCTTCGTCACCACCCGGCTGATCTCGGCGCTCGTCGTCGAGGCGACCAAGCTCTACGAGTCGGGCGTCGCCACCGCCGAGGACATCGACCTGGCCTGCAAGCTGGGCTTCGGGCACGCCATGGGTCCCCTGGCCACGGCCGACCTGACCGGCGTCGACATCCTGCTGCACGCCACCAGCAACATCTACACCGAGTCCCAGGACGAGAAGTTCGCCCCGCCGGAGCTGATGCGCCGGATGGTGGACGCGGGTGACATCGGCCGCAAGAGCGGGCAAGGCTTTTACAGCTACTGA
- a CDS encoding ABC transporter permease subunit → MSTPQPPMPQTAAPTWQAAPGQPYPTYTSPIPVVRTHLGHALASEWTKIRSVRSTVWTLGVFVALVVGIGLAVAALIAANASQESLAGESPLPFGFFGLLLGSICIITLGVLTTASEYGTGMIRTTMTACPTRGRVLAAKAIVFFAVAFTVTLVSAVLVALADVAMLDGAREPSTEEWLKGTVGVSLYLALLGLLSLVVGSVIRHSAGAITIMIGLLLAPLVIALFMFAESLQDLQQALFEYSIPNQLGVFYAQSLSQSGPDGWDPLWIMLGVTAAVFAGAWALLERRDV, encoded by the coding sequence ATGAGCACGCCCCAGCCCCCGATGCCGCAGACCGCCGCACCGACCTGGCAGGCGGCTCCCGGTCAGCCGTACCCCACGTACACCTCGCCGATCCCGGTGGTGCGCACGCACCTCGGGCACGCGCTCGCGTCCGAGTGGACGAAGATCCGGTCGGTGCGCTCCACGGTGTGGACGCTCGGGGTGTTCGTGGCGCTCGTGGTCGGCATCGGCCTGGCGGTGGCCGCGCTGATCGCCGCCAACGCCTCACAGGAGAGCCTGGCGGGCGAGAGCCCCCTGCCGTTCGGGTTCTTCGGCCTGCTGCTCGGCAGCATCTGCATCATCACGCTCGGCGTGCTCACCACGGCGTCGGAGTACGGCACCGGCATGATCCGGACCACGATGACGGCCTGCCCGACCCGCGGCCGGGTGCTGGCGGCGAAGGCGATCGTCTTCTTCGCGGTGGCGTTCACGGTGACGCTGGTGTCGGCCGTCCTGGTCGCCCTGGCGGACGTCGCCATGCTGGACGGCGCCCGCGAGCCGTCGACCGAGGAGTGGCTGAAGGGCACCGTCGGCGTCTCGCTCTATCTGGCGCTGCTGGGGCTGCTGTCGCTCGTCGTCGGCTCGGTCATCCGGCACTCGGCGGGCGCGATCACGATCATGATCGGCCTCCTGCTGGCGCCGCTGGTGATCGCGCTCTTCATGTTCGCGGAGAGCCTGCAGGACCTGCAGCAGGCGCTGTTCGAGTACTCCATCCCGAACCAGCTGGGCGTCTTCTACGCGCAGTCCCTGTCGCAGTCCGGCCCGGACGGCTGGGACCCTCTGTGGATCATGCTCGGGGTGACGGCCGCCGTGTTCGCGGGCGCCTGGGCGCTGCTGGAGCGGCGCGACGTGTAG